In Gigantopelta aegis isolate Gae_Host chromosome 2, Gae_host_genome, whole genome shotgun sequence, the sequence ttactaatggaaaattgtatcgggtttcctctctaagactatatgtcacaattaccaaatatctgacatccaatagccggtgactaataaatcaatatggtctagtggtgtcgttaaacaaaaaacaaactttaactttttgtagGAAAAACAAATGCACATTAAAAGTTGtgcaaaaagaaaggaatgttttattataacgacgcactcaacacattttgtttacggttatatggcgtcagacatatggttaatgaccatacagattttgagaggaaacccgctgtcgccactacatgggctattctttccgatttgcgcttcccacgggcaggatagcacaaaccatggcctttgttgaaccagttatggatcactggtcggtgtaagtggttttacacctacctattgagccttgcggagcactcactcagagtttggagtcggtatctggattaaaaatcccatgcctcgacttggatccgaacccagtacctaccagactgtagaccgatggtctaaccacgacgccaccgaggccggtttgtgcAAAAAGTGATTCACGAATAATTTCGACAGCTCAGTCTATTAAGGTGTTTGTACCAACAAAACTTTTAAACTGTTGCAGCGATTATGTCAGATGAAGTGAAGAAGAATTGAATTATCTATAATGGACGAGGCATTTGAGTGAGCATCTGGGGCGTAGCGCAGTGGAGCAGCGATCGCCTGATttgcggtctgtctaggatcaatctcaGTCGGTGGgtcaattgggctatttatcgttccagccatgGCACACGACTgccaggtatatcaaaggacgtggtatgtgtgatcctgtctgtgggatggtgcatgtgaaagatcccttgctggtaatcgaaaaatAGTTCCCCtcaaagactatgtcagaattagcaaatgttagacatccaatagccgatgataaataaatcaatgtgctctagtggtgttaaagaaaacaatctaactttatttcttaaaaaataaataaaagacacGTAACAATGCAAttggttttaaagggacattactgaaTTTGCTGCACTCTtaaacatgttatcgactaacagagactttttaacgattgtaattacatatcaaattattttttttctgcataaaatattagtggctgtatattaaacgtgtttctgatcgttctaatatttgtactaggttaaatttcattttatttcctaaaatattattttttcgtacgtacaaaattatttgaagacaaactccagtttgggcttcttacaaatattaagatgaccagaaacccattaaatatacagacactgatattgtaaacaagaaaatatatttaatatgtaagtttaatcatagaaatattttattagtcggaatcatcttacaatgcagcaaaattaggaatgtccatttaaagaTTGTGCAATTTGATGTCCGCGGCTGAAAGCGAATGCTCAGTCTCTTAAGCGTTTGTGTACCAATAAAGTGAAGACGAATTAAATTATCTATAACAGACAAGCCACAACATTTGAGTGGGTATCAAACATATCATGACATATTTCAGGATTCTCCCTTACTAGGTTATGACTCAAATTAAACAAGGAAACTGATTATTAAGTTCTGTATCCGAAAAcaaagacaattattataattaaattagattaaaataacaaacaatatgaGTATAATATTTAGAAGGGTTTATTTGTTTCTCTTAGTTTTAATACCATAATGTGCTATATTACAAGATAATCTTTAAGATCACATCAAATTGCATTACAAACACATGATAAATCTAAACAGTAATCACCGGTTAGCCAAACGAATTCctgaaaaatattaaatcatACCTGACacaaattttaaagattttatttaataacatatttgACTGTGGTACATATTCCAGTAGTTGGGGGGTGAGGTATAATATGCCCCATTTTTAAATCTGGATCACGAAATGAGCCAAATAACTATACAGGAATTTCACTAACTGATTCTTAAAGTAAGATGTTTGCATCGATTTTAAATTATCAGTATCGAGGCTGGTGTGATGAAAATTTAATAATTGAAGAAAACCAAGCAGGCTTTCGTGCTACTTACTCAACTATTGACCATATATTTACTCTCCATGCAGCTATTGAGAAGTATATGTGTAAATGTAAgggaagattttattgtttatttgtagaTTTTTCAAAAGCATTTGACACAGTGCGGCatgatgttttataaaataatctaAATGAGGTTGGCATATCAGGAAAATTGGGTAAAGACAATAAATGGGCTCTCCGAATAGTTCAAGTGTAATATCGGTATACGTCAGGGTTATACTCTTAGTCctcaaatttaaaaacaagtttttatgaataaactaagtaaattcttcaaaacactGGTAATCACGGAGTATTAATTTCAGCTAATTTGGAGAATATGCATACTTTGATATTTGCAGACAATGTTGCCATGCTTGCTGATACATGCTCTCAGTTACAAACCAATATTAAAGTTTTTGAACAGTTTTGCTGAGCTACTGGAATGAAAATTAATCTTGATAAGACTAAAGTTATGGTATTTAGAAATGGTGGTCCCCTTCGATCATATGAAAAGTGGTTTTACATGGGATCTCAAATTAAAGCAGTTTCTTTTTACAAGTATCTAGGTATTATGTTCACTCTTAAATTATCTTCGAATAAAGCTCAGCTCTGTCTTTCTGCTCAGGCAAACAAATCTTTGTCGACACTTTACCGGTACCACAGGAGAGCAGGAAATATACTTTTTTGCGGTTAGCTTTAAATAATTTGATGCCATGATAACCCTAACTTTATGTTACGGATCAGAAATATGGGTACTAGCAGATGTAAAATTATTGAAGTCGtgcaaattaaattttgtaaatacctgCTTAAGGTTAAGAAATCAGCAGACAATTATATTGTGTTGGGCGAGTGTGGTAGGGTCCATCTTCAGCTTATTTATATGACAAGAGTGATCAAATACTGGTGTAAACGTATTCAGCTACCACTTTTCAGATTACCGTGTTAAGATCTTTAGATGATGCTGGGTACATTTATTGGGTTACAAaagtgaaacaaattttatttaattatggttttggttttgtatgATTTGTTTATCTCATTGTTTAAACAGAGACTTTATGACAATTTACAGCAATAATGGTCAGCTGATATAAATATGTCTGCCTCATGTTATTACTACAAGCAGTATAAATCTTTATTGAATATCAAACGGTACTTGTAACTTAACTTTGCGGTACATTTGAAAAGGGCCTTGTCGAAgtttaaatgcaataatttTGGATTAGCTGTAGACACTGGCACATCTAACAATATAACCTATGAACAAAGAGGGTGCCTTTTTTATAGAAATAATGATGATGTTTTATTGAAgaccatctacatgtattatttgaGTGTAAAAAGTATACGAACTTAAggaaaaagtttattttttattttatcaataaatattcGCATGTACCACCTTCGATTATTTTTGTGAAGCTGATGTCATCTACAAATGAACTATTGCTGTACAATttgtcattgtttttatatcagGTATGTGCAATAAGAATGCTAAATGATGATGTTCTCGCATacgacaaaatatatatgaagtgtTTTGGTGTATTTTGGGCCTGTGGCCTTAATATTGAATAAACTTGTTCCTGTTCTTGTTCTTGGTTAGCCAATTATTGGTGGGTTGTCGCTTGGTACTCCGTTTGAGACCTGAAAAAAGAGaacaaatcaatcaatcaatcactcaATCAGTCAATAAGGATACCAAACATTTAAAACGAAACGCACAAAATTGGTTCCAACACCCttcatatgttatatatatggaGATTGAAGCACAAAGAAGTGTATTATTCTGAAATTGCTATACATATGGTGCTATGTCAAAGGTGCAGTAATGGCAATTactgccaaaaatatttataattgtttgctttgaaacataaagtttatacttTGAGCATTATGCCTACAAACAAATTACAAccaaaaatgtcatttacaagtatatatatatatatatgaatgaatgaataaatgattgAACTCATTAATCAACTCATGTTCGGAAAGAAAATCTACTATAAGGGGAGACAATGCTCATGGCGCTTGTTTATGTGGAGTCTTCTCCCTTCAGCTGACGCTAATATACCATTCTGACCATGGACACAACGCACGGTATTTATAATAGACCAAATATCTTTCATAATACAAGTACTAGAACGTACTTGACGATGTATAATATGGGAAATTGTAGAAAGCGATGGATGATACAAGAAACCAGATCTCAATCCTTCCATTCCcgaagttttattttgtttatcgatttattaatcatcggctatcggatgtcaagtgttagagaggaaacccgctgtgatgtcacattagtagcaaaggatcatttaaatgcaccatcctatagagaggataacattattataccaaggaatttgatataccagtcgtggcgtactggctgggacgagaaatagcccaatggaccaccgacggggatcgatcctagaccgacagcacatcaggcgagcgcttggTGTTGCAAGAAATCAGACCCCAATCCTTAATTTCCAGAATTCCGAGACGAGACGAAACACTGTTAACTTGTTTACattcagttaaggttcaagctcgtCCACCCTGGGCACAATCTAACCGAGTCCAGCCGAATATTTACATTTaactaaaactatttaaaatgagTACTCTATATATTTATGAACGTATTTTTATTTCCTTGAGACTACAAACACCTGTAtgtttgtctatttttaaaacttatgtggtcttattattattattattattattattattattattttacctcTGTGTTCAGCACAACGTCATCGATTGCAATGTTACTGCCTACATGGTGTTTGGCAATCGCGGAAAACACCAACTGAAATACAAGAAGGAAAGAGctaaaaacaaactgttattaAGATGATTATGTGTGACCGAGATCTGATTTGAACGGAAGACCTGAATCTTGTAAACGGTGTTTGTCTAAATCTGATGCACACAAGGAAGCCCTACGGCACGCACAGGTCGAAACATTAGTGACGCTAATTGTAGTATTTTGAATGGACACATTTTATGTTGTCCGAGTGACGCGACTTTGTCCTTGACTGagaaataccggcctcggtggtgctaTGGTTAACTGGTGAGAAAAGAAGGAAGGGCGGGCGATGGGATTGAAGGACAggcatattaatatattagtatacaaGGCAGGCATACCTCAAGCTTTCAAATGTGAATTTGCAGTGTGTAGATAATACAGCACATTGGTAAGCCGAtattagttaaagggacattcccgagtttgctgccttgtaagatgtttccgactaataaaatatttctacaattaaacttacatattaaatatattttcttgtttagaatatcagtgtctgtatattcaatgtgtttctggtcgtcttgatatttgtaacaagcccaaattggattttgtcttcaaataatttcgtatgtacgaaaaaataatttaggaaataaaatgaaatttaacctagtacaaatattagaacgatcagaaacacatttaatatgcaaCCACTAAAATttgatgcagaaaaatatatttgatatgtaattacaatcgttaaaaagtctctgttagtcgctagcatcttaaaaattgtagcaaactacaatgtccctttaatggaaataaggctggtaggtacagggtccgCAGCCCGGTAACGGCTCCCTCCTAGAGAAagttttaacgaatcaatgggtaggtgtaaggccactgcactctcttctctctcactaaccactaacaattaacaactaaaccctctatcctggacagacaacccaaatAACTGAGAGcatcgtgcttgaacattaattggatatgagcacgaaaataagttgaaatgaaatgaaattgacagaaatatgatctgattgtttgtttgttttgtttaacgaaaccactatagctaattggtttattaatcatcggctattgaatgtcagaaaaaaaaccttggtaattttgacatagtcatagagaggaaacccgctacatctgtccattagtagcaagggatcttttatatgcaccataccacagacatgatggcacatactacagcctttaatatgccagtcgtgatgcactggctggaacgagagatagcccaatgggcccaccgacgaagatcgatctcagaccgaccgcgtatcaagcaagtactttaccactaggctgcgtcccgcccctaaatATGATCTGAAGACCAAACCAAATCAAATGAGCATTCCCAGTAGATCTATTTAAGCATGTATAGTGTGGGACTTTCCAGTCTGCAATGTTCATGTTTATCGATATTAACAGGAACTGTTACTATGGTTTTCAACCGAGAGTCTGcttgctctctctctgtctgtctgtctctctctctctctctctctctctctctctctctctctctctctctctctctctctctctctctctctatgtgtatctctctctgtatctctctctctctctctctgtctctctctctctctctctctctctctctctctctctctctctctctctctctctctctctctctctctctcttataaaCCTATACATACCAAGGTATTTTAAAGCTATCGATTTGATATCTTTCTTTTcgaaaaaaaattctgtatcACAAGCATCAATATTTAAATGTCATATGAATGTCAtcttagtaattaattaataattacactTAGACGGGTTCTTTCAGCATCGTGTTCCTATTATATCTTCGTACTGTAAAGTCGTATATTTTGTAAGTTTGGGATGTTGTTCATGTATCTAcggtataattattatatacgacTGCCTACCAGCTTGTGTGCAGACaattaacctacatgtatatgcatatagatatattatttaattaaactctctctctctctctctctctctctctctctctctctctctctctctctctctctctctctctctctctctcttctctgtctctctccgtctctttctttctctctctctccgtctctccgtctctctctctctctctctctctctctctctctctctctctctctctctctctctctctctctctctctctctctctctctctctctctatcaaaataaccataacAGTTATACTTTAAATTGTGCCCTAGGTGACCTTTTGTAACATCCCATTTTCCCTTCTATTGTGATATTATGACTAACATCGTCTCTATTTAAGAAGTTGTCACACACTTTCCATCCTAACACTAAATTGGGCGAGTTAATCGGTTTCCGCGCTGATAACTTGAAACGTTCCATTATGACGCGCGACGCCAAACAGTTTTGTATACCACAATAACATGACGTGTAAAAACTGTCGACTTGTATGGATCTTTTCCACACAAAGAGAACTCAAGCATCTGTAAAATTAGATCATTATCatgattattgtttttaaagtacAGTGAATATTGATTCGCCAGAGCGGGCAGGCAAAGGAAGTCGATTTTTCTCAAGCGGTTTTGAACAAAACtaccttttttgtttgtggTCAAGGAGAATTGTACTGTATGGTTATATGACTTCTTTCTAGCAtatttgtggggggggggggggggggggggtctctctCCCACTTAGTGCTCTCGTGGGCAGTAACTTGGGGTTTTCTATGTCTTTTATATTCTGCGTAAGAGCCAAACAAGACTTGTGTGCGATACAACCGATCAAATAATTGATCTGCTgcgaactttttttttttttttttttttttttttactaaagcctccaattgaaaaaaaaaatccaaccaaATGACCCAGGGTCGATACTTGTAGTTGGAATGGAAATGGAATGGAAAAtgtgtttaacgtgcatattcagaacaagctgttgtagcgtacgcctgtcctgggcacaagtaccggcctcagccggttcatccgcccaggacaggaaaggggtggggtgggtgaaggatggaccgcctgcactggcaggtgcaagggcgcaccagcagtccgaccgtacCCGGTAACAAGCGGGGGTTGGTATGGtactatgtaatttggaatgtcccgtaggattaagccaaagggaaatgagtgcgcattttgatgaaggaagtttggcgcaattttgatggtcgttctaaagaATAAAAGGTAAGTTGGAATTGAAAATCGCCCACCTTATATTGACCGGGCTGCAGCATTATCTTGGCTAAATGCCAACTAGATCCTTGACGTCCATGTTTGGACCAAAGTTCATGCAGTGTTCCGTCTACAGACTGGCTAAATACCGACAAGCTTCCGATTCCAGGACCATTCATGTGGTACCAAAAACTGAACTCTGCTGGTGACATCAAGTGTAAGAAGTTACTGATGAGGTTTCCTTTTCCTCCCTCGTTTTGGGAAGATCTTCCGTCCAAGAAAGTGTAATATCCTTCAGGTCCTAAGAAAAGGAAAACATTTTAAGATATCATACGTCTTGGCTGTCTTACATAATAAcagacccccaccccaacaacaacaataacaacagcaattgGAAAGGATAACTTGAATGGAAGGAAAgaacgttttatttaatgacacaacacattttagttacggttagctggcgtcggacatatggttaaggaccacaaactACTCGGGCTTTTTTattatagcagcaagggatcttttatatgcaccataccacagacattatagtacataccacggcctttgatataccagtcgtggggcacggACTGAACAACCAGAATGGAGATATGACTTCTCAATattcataatttaaattagtTCAGTTGTCCACACCATTGTGCCAACTGGCGACAGATaccgtgtttttttttttttgtttgggcgGTTGTTGGTTggtggggggggttttttttgggggtgggggtgggatggggtgggggggagtgTTGTTCTGagtatttgggttttttttgtttgtggagtaatttatttttatattgttttatgttattagtattattattattttaattactattattttataatgttattgtttggttgttggggtgttttgttgtcttttatttaaaaaaaaaaatgccaaaacatatttattttaataagtaTTTCCATTAAACTACGACTTCTATGTTGGTGGGCTCTCTTCAGAATAAACCGACGGATTGTCTGTCTGGATGATTACACTCAACCAATAACTCTATTGTCCTGGTTTCTGCGGCTTTTCACATATTTCTTAGGCGACCTCATCGCTTTGCAAAGTGCAAACGGAACGTAGTGTCCTAGAACTGCCTGTGGCTTCTTGACAATATACATATGCACCACTGACCCCGAGGAATGTGGGCTCACTTTTTGGCTTATGTGAGATTTTATTTTCTCCGGGCTCGTAGCGAAAAATTGTTACAGGACTCAGTTTGTTCGCTTCTGAATAAATATTTggatcttttttttcttcgatttgtttttttatcataaaattaaaaaatggagGAGGAGAAGTGGGGCAAGGGAAGGCATTTGAGCGTTGACGAGGACTAGGGACATTATAGTAGGATTACAACCGTCAGGGCATACCTCAAACTTTCAAATGTGAATTTGCAGGTGTGCAAATAAGACAGCACATTGGTAAGCCGATCTAGTTCATGGAAAAACCGGGCCCTCAGTGGTGTCCTGATAAAGCCGTCGGTCATAAGGCGGTAGGGGCAGGGGCACAGGGTTAGGCCGCCCATTACCGGCTCCGACCCGAGCGAGATTAACGATCAATGGGAGGTGTAAGCCAAGACACCCTCTTCTCTTCACTAACCTTAACGGACTAACGGAAAAAACTCAAGGCATCTTTAAAATTTAGATAATTATCatgattattgtttttaaagtcaGTGATATTGATTCGCAGAGCGGCAGCAGGAAGTCGATTTTTTCTCAAGCGGTTTTGAACAACAACTACCCTTTTGTTTGTGGTCCAGTAGAATTGTACTGTATGGTATTATTGATTCTATTCTAGCatattatggggggggggggggggggcacaatctctctCCCTCTTAGTGCTCATCGTGGGCATACTTGGGGATTTTTCTATGGCCTTTTATCTTCTGCCTTAAGAGCCAAACAAGACTGTGTGTATGCGATACACCCGATACAAAAATTGATCGCTGcgaaatttctttttttttcttattttttttttctacataaagcctccattgaaaaaaaacaatccacCAAATGACCCAGGTCGATACTTGTAGATTTGGGATGAACTGGCAATAGGACAATGTGGATTAAACGTGGCATATTCAGAAACACGGTTGTAGCgtacgcctgtcctgggcacaagtaccggcctcagccggttcatCCGCCCAGGACatgaaaggggtggggtgggtgaaggATGTACCGCCTGCACTGGCTGTGCAAGGgcgcaccagcagtccgaccgtcaCCCGGAACAGGCGGGGGTTTGATGGTACTATGTTAATCTTGATGTCCCCTAAATGATTACGCCAAAGGAAAAGAAGTAGCGCCTTTTTGATGAAGGAccgtttggcgcaattttgctGGTCGTTCTAAAGACATAACAAGGTACGTTGGAATTGAAAATCGCCCACCTTCTAATTGACCGGGCTGCAGCATATGGCTTGGCTAAATCCAACTAGAGTCCTTGCGTCCATGTTTGGACCAAAGTTCAGGCAGTGTTTCCGTGCTACTGCCTGCTAAATACCGACAGCTTCGATTCCATGTCCCATTCTGTGGTACCAAAACTGAACTCTGTACTGGTGCATTCAGTGTAAGAAGTTACTGAATGAGTTTCCTTTTCCTCCCTCGTTTTGGAAGAATCTCCGTCCAAGAAAGTGGTACTATCCTTCGGTCCTAAGAAAGGCAAACATTTTAAGATATCATACGTCTTTGGCTGTCTTACATAATACCGACCcccaccacaacaacaacaatacaacagCATTTGAAAGATAACTCAAGTAGTGAAGAAAGAAACGTTTAATTTTAATGCCAACAcaattttagttacggttaatCGGCGCGTccaatggttaaggaccaccaaACACCGGCTTTTTtttatagcagcaagggatcttttatatgcccataCCACagacacggcctttgatataccagtcgggggCACGGACTGACAAACCAGAATGGAGATAGACTTCTCAATATTTCCAAATTTTCAAATTAGGTTCAGGTTGTCCACACCATTGTGCCAACTGGCGACAGATaccgtgttttgtttttttgtttgggggttgttggttggtggggggtttttttgggggtgggggtgggatgggggtgggtgaGGGTTGTTTTTCTTggttattgggtttttttgtttttgtggattAATTACTTGTGTATtaggttttattgtttattattattattattattattactattattattattaatagttatttgtttggtttttgggggtgttttttgtttttcttttaaaaaaaaatgcaaacatatttattttaatacttatttcCATTAACTACGACTTCTATGTAGGTTGGCTCTTCACTATAAACCGAGGATTGCATCTGTATGATTATTACACTCAACCACTCAACTCTATTGTCTGGTTTCTGCGGCTTTCCATATTCTTAGCGACTCATCGCTATGCAAAGTGCACGAACGTCGTGTCCTAGACTGCTGTGGCTTCTTGACATATACATATGCACCACTGACCCCGAGGAATGTGTGCTCACTTTTTGAGCTTCTGCGAGATTTTATTTCTCCGGGCTCGTAGCGAAAATTGTACTAATGACTCAGTTTGCTTCGCTTCTGAATAAATATTTGgatctttgtttttcttctattttttttttctccataaaataaaattgaggaGAGAAGTGGGAAGGGCAGGCATTGAGGTTGACGGACAGGTACATTATAGTAGTATTACAACGCAGGCATACCTCAAACTTTCAAATGTGAATTTGCAGTGTGCAAATAATACAGCACATTGGTAAGCCGATATTAGTTCATggaaccggcctcagtggtgtcctGAATAAGCcgtcggtcataaggctggtaggggcagggttcgcagcccagtaccggctccgaCCCTGAGCgagatttaacgactcaatgggtaggtgtaagcccactacaccctcttctctttcactaaccactaacgactaacaactaacccactgtcctggaccgacagcccagatagctgaggtgtgtgcccaggacagcgtgtttgaaccttaattggatataagcacgaaaataagttgaaatgaaatgaagttcATGGAACACGTTTTAGACTCTAgactggaaaaaaacaaaacgttaaagataaaagtttattttgtttaacgacaacactagaacacttttcatcggctactggatgtccaacttttggtaattctgacatttagtcttagaaaggaatgacgctacatttttttccattagcagcaaggaatcttttatatgcacttccccagacatgatagcacataccacagcctttaatataccagtcgcggtgcactggttggggcgGGGAAtatccaatcagagaatgggtccactgaggtgattcgatcctactaCGCAAGTACCtcgggcgagcgctctaccaactgagctagatcccacccctagattggaaagaatgaaagaaaaacagacatattttatttagcgacgAACTCAacatattactgttatatggcgtcagacatatagttaacgaCCACAGAGATTAATAGAGACAAATCCCCTGACGTCActccatgggttactcttttcgaatagcgtgacgggacgtagcccagtggtaaagcgttcgcttgatgcgcagtcggtctgggatcgatccacgtcggtgggcccattgggctatttctcgctccagtcagtgcaccacgactggtatatcaacggccgttgtgtgtgctatcctgggatggtgcatataaaagatcccttgctgctaatcgaaaagagtagcccatgaagtggcaacaatatctgcgtggtccttaaccctatgtccgacgccatataaccgtaaataaaatgtgctgagtgcgtcgttaaataaaacattttctttccttccttctttttcgaTTAGTCGATTAGcaattagggatcttttatatgtatcatcccacagacaggaaagtgcATTCctcggcctttgttacactaattGTGGAGAAATGGCTGAAACGAGGAAAAGCCCAAAGGgtcctccgacggggatcgattctagaccgaccgcgcttcagtAACGAACTAATATCAAAGAAACAAATACCTAAAACCATACAGATAAACATGAACGTGTTTATAGGTGTatgccaccaaatcaaatcctatagacgacaatagtaatataggtggctaaaactcctacctgcagcgtatcaatcgacacaaacgccacggatataaatactgaCACCCCTCACCcgtaaagtaaatcagaaaaatggGGGTTAAGCTACTCATTTCAAacataacgggtagcgtctatgactgcCCTAGTtgcgcacaaaatttgagtactttgttTTTTGCAGGTACccgatac encodes:
- the LOC121376743 gene encoding MAM and LDL-receptor class A domain-containing protein 1-like codes for the protein MSPAEFSFWYHMNGPGIGSLSVFSQSVDGTLHELWSKHGRQGSSWHLAKIMLQPGQYKLVFSAIAKHHVGSNIAIDDVVLNTEVSNGVPSDNPPIIG